The following are from one region of the Rosistilla carotiformis genome:
- a CDS encoding NYN domain-containing protein, translating into MRLLIDGYNLLHQSDLMGTGRGAAWLERARQRLIDTIAAYLEPQDLPQTTIVFDRHSGKRIDAHQVDSSGIQIFYAVDHPEADDLIEDLIAKSSHPKQLTVVSSDHRLQKAIDRRGGKSVDADIWYERLLAGQVTTGAKKNKQGRGNRQAKRGKSHKPDSPLTDEQLARWLDRFNADAIQDELSSLAAEPSPIPEPRPPALPQPKAKPAKKATKQKPQPKPPKKPAPPRSQKKQPPTKPEDLSKRKLQQENYNPFPEGYTDDLWEE; encoded by the coding sequence ATGCGTCTGTTAATCGACGGATACAACCTGCTGCACCAATCCGACCTGATGGGGACCGGTCGGGGAGCAGCATGGTTGGAACGGGCGCGGCAGCGATTGATCGATACGATCGCTGCCTACTTGGAACCGCAAGACCTTCCCCAAACGACGATCGTCTTCGACCGTCACTCGGGAAAACGGATCGACGCCCACCAAGTCGACTCCAGCGGAATCCAAATCTTCTATGCCGTCGACCACCCCGAAGCGGACGACTTGATCGAAGACCTGATCGCGAAGAGTTCGCACCCCAAGCAATTGACAGTTGTCTCGTCGGACCATCGGCTTCAAAAAGCGATCGATCGACGCGGCGGGAAATCGGTCGACGCCGACATCTGGTACGAACGACTGCTCGCCGGCCAAGTCACTACCGGTGCGAAGAAAAACAAACAAGGCCGTGGCAATCGACAGGCCAAGCGAGGCAAATCGCACAAGCCCGACAGCCCGCTGACCGACGAACAATTGGCCCGCTGGTTGGATCGGTTTAATGCCGACGCGATCCAAGACGAACTCAGCTCGCTCGCCGCAGAACCTTCGCCAATTCCCGAACCACGCCCCCCTGCCCTGCCCCAGCCCAAAGCAAAGCCAGCTAAAAAAGCAACCAAACAAAAACCGCAGCCCAAGCCACCCAAGAAGCCAGCGCCGCCGCGGAGCCAAAAGAAGCAGCCTCCAACGAAACCGGAGGATCTCAGCAAACGCAAGCTGCAGCAAGAGAACTACAACCCCTTCCCCGAAGGCTACACCGACGACCTCTGGGAGGAATGA
- a CDS encoding WG repeat-containing protein, producing MAKPRPKSAAKAKPVVEEVSIDAFPVGVKSLFPIRKGSKGFGLIDRHGRTLVSPAFSQVSKGFANASIVSYDYFVGQDRVLLLSRDAWYYCHEGGAERVEPTVSIFSIRFAYNVGDGLFALMPTDRDNRYRAMVVDPESKWRPTESFQLAPMARMNSGRVPIQVGEKYGYADRTGRIVIEPKYQDAEAYFGDPPRAPVCLDDRWGYLDLDGNVAVPIQYKGVSAWFDQGMALVWKHDRPRSFFIDVDGAELREFPLSWHMPNACFDGFAQGRLYFRGPDLADPRMGGGFVLQFGVIDTDGNWVVEPNRGMSGVGASFWPGHAILNRWSEGQFAEEACFIYGIDGKVVSKLPRRDVKQWNGFSYGLACDRDCKVGYVDTNGNRPGVP from the coding sequence GTGGCAAAGCCACGCCCGAAATCGGCAGCCAAAGCAAAACCCGTAGTCGAAGAAGTCTCGATCGATGCATTTCCGGTTGGGGTCAAATCGCTGTTTCCCATCCGCAAAGGGAGCAAGGGGTTTGGGTTGATCGATCGGCATGGAAGGACGCTTGTGTCGCCAGCTTTTTCCCAGGTCTCCAAAGGGTTCGCGAACGCATCGATTGTCAGTTATGACTACTTTGTCGGGCAGGATCGCGTTTTGCTGTTGAGTCGCGACGCGTGGTATTACTGTCACGAAGGTGGTGCCGAGCGGGTCGAGCCTACGGTGTCGATCTTCTCCATTCGCTTTGCATACAACGTAGGTGACGGCCTGTTTGCGCTCATGCCTACCGACCGAGACAATCGGTATCGTGCGATGGTTGTTGATCCCGAAAGTAAATGGCGGCCGACCGAATCGTTTCAACTAGCCCCTATGGCCCGCATGAATTCTGGTCGGGTACCAATCCAGGTGGGTGAAAAATATGGTTATGCGGACCGCACGGGGCGAATTGTGATCGAGCCGAAGTATCAGGATGCTGAAGCCTACTTTGGCGACCCACCGCGTGCTCCCGTCTGTCTTGACGACCGATGGGGCTATTTGGACTTGGATGGAAATGTCGCCGTGCCGATTCAATACAAAGGGGTTTCGGCTTGGTTTGATCAGGGGATGGCATTGGTTTGGAAGCACGATCGCCCGCGAAGTTTTTTTATCGATGTCGACGGGGCCGAATTGCGTGAGTTCCCTCTTTCATGGCATATGCCCAATGCCTGTTTTGACGGGTTTGCTCAAGGACGACTTTATTTTCGCGGGCCCGACCTCGCTGACCCGCGGATGGGAGGAGGGTTTGTTTTGCAGTTTGGTGTCATCGATACGGATGGCAATTGGGTTGTGGAGCCCAATCGAGGAATGAGCGGGGTCGGAGCAAGCTTTTGGCCCGGTCACGCCATTCTGAACCGCTGGTCCGAGGGGCAGTTCGCGGAAGAGGCTTGTTTCATTTATGGAATCGATGGCAAGGTTGTCAGCAAGTTGCCTCGCCGCGATGTGAAGCAATGGAATGGGTTTAGTTATGGGCTGGCGTGCGATCGAGATTGCAAAGTCGGTTATGTCGATACGAACGGCAACCGGCCTGGAGTGCCGTGA
- a CDS encoding 2-isopropylmalate synthase: protein MPVNDNESTETRHIKIFDTTLRDGEQSPGASMNLNEKLEVAQMLVELGVDVIEAGFPIASPGDFEAVREIAQTVRGATICGLARCAEKDIDRAWEALKGAPQPRIHVFLATSAIHRQFKLKMTTDEIVERAIAGVTRAANVCDDVEFSPEDAARTEPDFLCRVVEAAITAGATTINIPDTVGYTTPTEFHARIKMLIDRVPNIDKAVISVHCHDDLGMAVANSLAGVQAGAGQVECTINGIGERAGNCSLEEVVMALRTRSDFYKVDTRINTQRLVPASRLVSSTTGMSVQRNKAIVGRNAFAHESGIHQDGMLKEPTTYEIIRPEDVGFAKTDLVLGKHSGRAALADRARQLGFQLTGEQLQAVFERFKDLADKKKEIYDGDITALIQQQISGNNQAEWSLVDYEVRNSRTSTPTVKLTLRRGDEEHSAEVNQGDGPIDAAFWAVEQITGMKVVCKDFQVHSATLGRDAQGETTLEIEYNGKTYRGIGVSTDTVEATILAMLNAVNRIAAETENASEA from the coding sequence ATGCCAGTCAACGATAACGAATCGACCGAAACACGCCACATCAAGATCTTCGACACGACGCTTCGCGACGGCGAACAATCGCCCGGCGCGAGCATGAATCTGAACGAGAAACTGGAAGTCGCTCAGATGCTTGTCGAATTGGGCGTCGATGTGATCGAAGCCGGTTTTCCGATCGCGTCGCCTGGCGACTTCGAAGCCGTCCGCGAGATCGCGCAAACCGTTCGCGGCGCCACGATCTGCGGCCTGGCTCGCTGTGCCGAAAAGGACATCGACCGCGCCTGGGAAGCACTCAAAGGCGCTCCACAGCCGCGGATCCACGTCTTCTTGGCGACTAGCGCGATCCATCGCCAGTTCAAATTGAAGATGACAACCGACGAGATCGTCGAACGGGCGATCGCGGGCGTCACGCGTGCCGCCAATGTCTGCGACGACGTCGAATTTTCGCCCGAAGATGCAGCCCGTACCGAACCCGATTTCTTGTGCCGCGTCGTCGAAGCAGCGATCACCGCTGGAGCGACAACGATCAACATCCCCGACACCGTCGGCTACACCACTCCGACTGAATTCCACGCGCGGATCAAAATGTTGATCGACCGCGTGCCCAACATCGACAAAGCCGTCATCAGCGTCCACTGCCACGACGACTTGGGGATGGCGGTCGCCAACAGCTTGGCGGGAGTTCAAGCGGGTGCCGGCCAAGTCGAATGCACGATCAACGGGATTGGCGAACGAGCCGGCAACTGTTCGTTGGAAGAAGTCGTGATGGCGCTCCGCACCCGATCGGACTTCTACAAAGTCGACACTCGGATCAACACTCAGCGCCTGGTTCCGGCAAGCCGATTGGTCAGCAGCACCACCGGAATGTCGGTCCAACGCAACAAAGCGATCGTCGGCCGCAACGCCTTCGCGCACGAATCGGGGATCCACCAAGACGGGATGTTAAAAGAACCAACCACCTACGAGATCATCCGCCCCGAAGATGTCGGATTTGCCAAGACCGACCTCGTGTTGGGCAAGCACAGCGGTCGAGCGGCGCTTGCCGATCGCGCACGCCAGTTGGGTTTCCAGTTGACCGGCGAACAATTACAAGCCGTCTTCGAACGCTTCAAAGATCTGGCTGACAAGAAAAAAGAGATCTACGACGGCGATATCACTGCGTTGATTCAACAACAGATCTCCGGCAACAACCAAGCCGAATGGTCGCTTGTCGATTACGAAGTTCGCAACTCGCGGACCAGCACGCCGACCGTGAAGCTGACGCTCCGCCGCGGCGACGAAGAACACTCGGCCGAAGTCAACCAAGGAGACGGACCGATCGACGCCGCATTTTGGGCGGTTGAACAGATCACCGGCATGAAAGTGGTCTGCAAGGATTTTCAAGTCCACAGCGCCACGCTGGGTCGCGACGCGCAAGGCGAAACGACGCTGGAGATCGAATATAACGGCAAGACCTATCGCGGGATCGGCGTCAGCACCGACACGGTCGAAGCGACGATCCTGGCGATGCTCAACGCCGTCAATCGGATCGCGGCGGAGACCGAAAACGCCTCCGAAGCGTGA
- a CDS encoding tetratricopeptide repeat protein, which translates to MKTAILLIFLCLGLAPGCRAIRRTVDSRQSIEARRMSREGLAAIHQNRWEEAEKLFEAALELSHSDDRAYWGYSEVLWQKGQHAEAISHLEQAVRLSAGAPELRVRLGNMYLEEDRVDDAATQVAHVLESTRDMATAWALHGDILVRQEKLEAALASYHRAISLDRQSPQVRLAIADIYSRQQRHDRLLATVDQLEESTIPTEQAAQLEMMRGIAMRELGHPDSGAQHLQRAIALGMSGREVYHELAKTELASRRFAAASHAIRNALQLAPDDAESLSLAQNIQQAQARLAADTATDDLTQER; encoded by the coding sequence TTGAAAACGGCCATCCTCCTGATCTTCCTCTGCCTGGGGCTCGCTCCAGGTTGTCGAGCGATCCGCCGCACGGTCGACAGCCGGCAATCGATCGAAGCTCGGCGGATGTCGCGCGAAGGTCTCGCCGCAATCCACCAAAATCGCTGGGAGGAAGCGGAAAAGCTGTTTGAAGCGGCACTGGAACTGAGTCATTCCGACGACCGCGCCTACTGGGGCTACAGCGAAGTCCTGTGGCAGAAGGGGCAGCACGCCGAAGCGATCAGTCACCTGGAACAGGCAGTCCGCCTGTCGGCCGGTGCGCCGGAACTGCGCGTTCGACTCGGCAACATGTACCTGGAAGAAGATCGCGTCGACGACGCGGCAACCCAAGTTGCACATGTGCTCGAATCGACTCGCGACATGGCGACCGCCTGGGCACTGCATGGCGATATTCTCGTCCGCCAAGAGAAACTGGAAGCCGCTTTGGCCTCCTATCACCGCGCGATCTCTCTCGACCGCCAATCCCCGCAAGTCCGGCTAGCGATCGCCGACATCTACAGCCGGCAACAGCGGCACGATCGCCTGCTGGCGACAGTCGACCAATTGGAAGAATCGACTATCCCAACCGAACAAGCGGCACAACTGGAAATGATGCGAGGGATTGCGATGCGGGAACTGGGACATCCCGATAGCGGGGCCCAACACCTGCAACGAGCGATTGCGTTGGGAATGAGCGGGCGGGAGGTCTATCACGAATTGGCCAAGACGGAGCTTGCCAGTCGCCGATTCGCTGCGGCGAGCCACGCGATCCGCAACGCCCTGCAACTGGCTCCCGACGACGCCGAAAGCCTCTCGCTGGCACAGAACATCCAACAAGCTCAAGCCCGACTGGCCGCCGATACCGCCACCGACGACCTGACGCAGGAGCGTTGA
- a CDS encoding addiction module protein: MNEILTAAQSLPASDRAQLIANLWDSVSPLDWVPPDSQWITEANRRSDACDAGEMTSTPWAEVRQRARRKAGLDG, from the coding sequence ATGAACGAAATCTTGACCGCCGCGCAGTCGTTGCCTGCATCGGATCGCGCCCAATTGATCGCAAACCTTTGGGACAGCGTTTCTCCACTTGACTGGGTGCCCCCCGATTCCCAATGGATCACCGAGGCCAATCGACGCAGCGACGCTTGCGACGCGGGTGAAATGACCAGCACACCATGGGCTGAAGTGCGCCAGCGCGCTCGACGCAAGGCTGGCCTGGATGGCTAA
- a CDS encoding type II toxin-antitoxin system RelE/ParE family toxin: MANVTICSAAEDDYTESLKWYAERSIETANDFDAEFDRALSQIADAPERFPKCDSRHRYFLLRRFPFRIIFRIEGADIVVVAVAHGSRSPDYWTDR, translated from the coding sequence ATGGCTAACGTCACGATCTGTTCGGCGGCAGAGGACGACTACACGGAGTCCCTGAAATGGTACGCCGAGCGAAGCATTGAAACGGCAAACGATTTCGATGCGGAATTCGATCGGGCGTTATCGCAGATCGCGGATGCTCCCGAGCGGTTTCCAAAGTGCGACTCTCGCCATCGCTACTTTTTGCTGCGACGCTTCCCGTTTCGGATTATCTTCCGAATTGAGGGAGCCGACATTGTGGTGGTCGCTGTTGCCCACGGATCGCGGTCTCCCGACTACTGGACTGACCGGTGA
- a CDS encoding DUF4838 domain-containing protein produces MRKRIPFFAALFGCLLANMVAADETIVASLAVEPNTCYRLQFDAEVDGESATWLLDSIDEQGDVPHAGSHHDAWQQITPEQSHYVHVFRTVPNATTVNLAVRGEGKLPQVSDVQLQAVTLDGLFVNGDFSEGAGNYSGWSETLNTRFVEVDGKTALKIEHNGYALTDRIPVVGGADYRFDAGSAMPNYVLAYDSDMHLLTPAPYNRHRELKTPERAAYLRLLYQTSFDHIPAYRTKTITGVGLRPVDADAVADETDLPLYPGEVVLDSRADPRELRAAHELCHWIREITGKRLVLLAQPSQRDNTKFLLGAKWAQEYQNDIDYLAGSDGYAIRRSGNRIHVFGSHPRGTLFGVHALLEKNTDIIWPRPHPDFVAVYSHVPEIEFSQTDLISRPAFKVRQISFPGGDRNPVISHDWIGRNGGNSPMKLGKGFQYLNWLSGATIGAGGGYIWSFMGLKQEDETLYPLVNGNRLRNMWRQPCYTHSDVPKVMADAAREMLESVPGRKLEFLISRVGDNWEVCSCPDCMQPIPLADGSELAPKATSSIKDPLFFSTRNYMMLNRMAEELVKDYPGLELHTHAYIFAAEPPKVKLHPAIVPHFAAYPTKNERYPILEQPSEPGAVWGRRMRQWSEEQDVRFGFFGYYYAAGFNALADTAGPDYEALAEMGGIHAHCEGFAVDSTDTSSWDVDGCEKWAIAKLQWDPTLDPAALRDEYITRTYREASEPMRQFYQIINDSWHDSSNPTTVNCHTPAAELFQKFIVDPGVEKRARAALLEARSIATDSKTQKLVERVLEKFDHYAAGLNRLPVPLVPESTEQWSQYDSPHWYKAHEISGFKRIANAEPLAEDTPTQYPTTVAMMRDKDHLYFKIDAFANDDPVTVASQSSDAFPQGDRVEIVLRSGADTYYLAVGEDRGTYLLKNWNTAESAWNNKVRAQHDRGEGRWSVLLAVPLKDIGADRDNIDIDGKFSRVVHPQSAKREESTYDGRGIFTEHKLLRSPFQFD; encoded by the coding sequence ATGCGTAAACGCATTCCCTTTTTTGCCGCTTTATTTGGTTGCCTGTTGGCGAACATGGTGGCTGCGGATGAAACCATCGTTGCAAGTTTGGCGGTCGAGCCGAACACTTGCTATCGCTTGCAGTTCGACGCGGAGGTCGATGGCGAATCTGCGACTTGGTTACTCGACTCGATCGATGAACAGGGGGATGTCCCGCACGCGGGCAGTCACCACGATGCGTGGCAACAGATCACGCCCGAGCAAAGCCACTACGTTCATGTGTTTCGCACGGTACCGAATGCCACAACGGTCAATCTTGCGGTTCGCGGCGAAGGGAAACTGCCTCAAGTCAGCGACGTGCAACTGCAGGCGGTGACGTTGGATGGATTGTTTGTGAACGGAGATTTCAGCGAAGGGGCCGGAAACTATTCCGGTTGGTCGGAAACACTCAACACGCGTTTTGTCGAAGTCGACGGCAAGACAGCCTTAAAGATCGAGCACAACGGTTATGCGTTGACCGATCGCATTCCGGTGGTTGGCGGAGCGGACTATCGCTTTGACGCGGGGTCGGCGATGCCAAACTACGTCTTGGCTTACGATTCCGACATGCATCTTCTAACGCCGGCTCCCTACAACCGCCACCGCGAACTGAAGACTCCCGAACGGGCGGCGTATCTTCGGTTGTTGTATCAGACCAGCTTTGACCACATCCCTGCTTACCGAACAAAGACGATCACGGGTGTGGGGCTGCGGCCAGTTGATGCCGACGCTGTCGCGGACGAGACGGATCTTCCGCTGTACCCTGGCGAAGTTGTGCTCGACAGCCGAGCCGATCCACGCGAGCTTCGGGCGGCTCACGAGCTGTGTCATTGGATCCGGGAGATTACCGGCAAACGGCTGGTCCTGCTCGCGCAGCCCTCCCAACGCGACAACACCAAGTTTTTGCTTGGGGCCAAGTGGGCACAGGAATATCAAAACGACATCGACTATCTGGCGGGATCCGATGGATATGCCATCCGCCGCAGCGGAAACAGGATCCATGTATTTGGAAGCCACCCACGCGGGACGTTGTTTGGCGTTCATGCGCTGCTAGAGAAAAACACCGACATCATCTGGCCGCGGCCGCATCCGGATTTCGTCGCGGTATATTCACATGTACCCGAAATCGAATTCTCGCAGACTGATCTAATCTCCCGACCCGCGTTTAAGGTGCGTCAGATTTCCTTTCCCGGTGGCGATCGGAATCCCGTGATCAGCCACGACTGGATCGGCCGCAACGGCGGCAACTCGCCGATGAAATTAGGGAAAGGGTTCCAGTATCTGAATTGGTTGTCGGGAGCGACGATCGGCGCAGGAGGCGGCTACATTTGGAGTTTCATGGGGCTGAAGCAAGAGGACGAAACGCTATACCCGCTGGTCAATGGCAACCGCCTGCGCAACATGTGGCGTCAGCCCTGTTACACGCACAGTGACGTTCCCAAAGTCATGGCCGACGCCGCCCGCGAAATGCTGGAAAGTGTGCCGGGACGTAAGCTTGAGTTTCTTATCTCGCGAGTGGGAGACAACTGGGAGGTCTGTAGTTGCCCCGATTGCATGCAGCCGATTCCGCTGGCCGACGGCAGTGAATTGGCTCCCAAAGCGACAAGCAGTATCAAAGATCCGCTTTTCTTTTCGACTCGCAATTACATGATGCTGAATCGGATGGCGGAAGAGTTGGTCAAGGATTATCCCGGCCTGGAGCTGCATACGCACGCCTACATTTTTGCCGCCGAGCCGCCCAAGGTGAAACTGCATCCGGCTATCGTGCCTCACTTCGCTGCATACCCGACGAAAAACGAACGCTATCCCATCTTGGAACAGCCCTCCGAACCGGGCGCTGTTTGGGGCAGGCGGATGCGACAGTGGAGCGAAGAGCAAGATGTCCGGTTTGGATTTTTTGGCTACTACTACGCTGCAGGTTTCAACGCACTGGCCGACACAGCCGGTCCCGACTACGAGGCGCTAGCCGAGATGGGCGGCATCCATGCACATTGCGAAGGATTTGCTGTCGATTCGACCGACACGAGCAGCTGGGATGTCGACGGTTGCGAGAAATGGGCGATCGCAAAACTGCAATGGGATCCGACTTTGGATCCGGCGGCGCTGCGGGATGAATACATCACTCGCACCTACCGCGAAGCGTCCGAACCGATGCGGCAGTTCTACCAGATCATCAACGATTCATGGCACGATTCCAGCAATCCCACGACGGTGAATTGTCACACGCCGGCTGCGGAATTGTTCCAGAAGTTCATCGTCGATCCTGGAGTTGAGAAGCGTGCGCGGGCCGCGTTGTTAGAAGCTCGATCGATTGCAACCGATTCAAAAACTCAAAAGTTGGTCGAGCGAGTTCTCGAAAAGTTTGACCACTACGCTGCCGGACTCAATCGCCTGCCGGTTCCGTTGGTTCCCGAATCGACCGAGCAATGGAGCCAATACGATTCGCCACACTGGTACAAGGCTCATGAGATCAGCGGATTCAAGCGAATCGCTAATGCAGAGCCACTCGCTGAGGATACGCCGACGCAGTACCCAACAACGGTTGCGATGATGCGGGACAAGGATCATCTGTATTTCAAAATCGATGCTTTTGCGAATGACGATCCGGTGACGGTTGCCTCGCAGTCGTCGGATGCTTTCCCGCAGGGGGATCGCGTCGAAATTGTACTTCGGTCCGGTGCCGACACCTACTATTTGGCAGTCGGTGAGGATCGCGGAACTTATTTGCTGAAAAACTGGAACACGGCGGAGTCGGCCTGGAATAACAAGGTTCGTGCACAGCACGATCGAGGAGAAGGGCGTTGGTCGGTGCTGCTGGCGGTTCCACTGAAAGATATCGGCGCGGATCGAGACAACATCGATATCGATGGCAAGTTCAGCAGGGTCGTCCATCCTCAGAGTGCCAAACGGGAGGAAAGCACTTACGACGGTCGCGGCATCTTCACCGAGCACAAACTGTTACGCAGTCCGTTTCAGTTTGATTAG
- a CDS encoding glycosyltransferase has translation MSNPAFSAATVANGLQRCSSKSGGMLVLQYARIVLEIIARAPANVLVFGAGADTAMYVDANPGGRTVVLERHAKWLDAIQDVSCESFHVHYSTVRSAGVRDHVTAPEGMPWNLLDVPWDVIIVDGPEGHTDTMPGRQQSLFAASLASKNSSVLFVHDYQRDLERQCCDRYLGSAVEEIGQQPSLAVFDGATVSLRTAGDSAESDVPPKQHPLMEVACAGKPVSRLQGSSRPVVSVVIPTHDEGDWLKRTVHSVLAAKSDTAYEIVIFDDASTDGSVDVVRNLDGVNVVSACELPVERIPDWGKPRGDHDESRTGQAVGCIVGRNAGAEAASGDYLCFLDSHVLVQDHWLDHLLETSRKHGDRCLVSGNILNVDNLGEPNIESKQFGYTLRDWGARTTWHYYGLGRFETAYETPLCPGGLMFTSRRHFDSIGGFSEHVRWWGGTDAEISLKNYMLGGVALADPLVAIYHYYKNITDRKPSFKVSYRDTFFNRLFIMKAFSSQAVFDRLCGHYALQAKMDAILADVHQQKYLQAIEAMQATFVRTWDQFATQFASQLKQLPIQAG, from the coding sequence ATGTCGAATCCTGCTTTTTCTGCCGCGACGGTAGCCAATGGTTTGCAGCGATGTTCTTCCAAATCGGGGGGCATGCTAGTGCTCCAGTACGCGAGGATCGTGTTGGAAATTATCGCCCGCGCGCCCGCCAATGTGCTTGTCTTTGGCGCTGGGGCCGATACGGCGATGTATGTCGATGCCAATCCTGGTGGGCGGACGGTTGTTCTGGAGCGGCATGCGAAGTGGCTCGACGCGATCCAGGATGTTTCTTGCGAGTCCTTTCACGTTCACTACTCGACCGTTCGCAGTGCGGGAGTTCGCGATCATGTGACAGCCCCCGAAGGGATGCCTTGGAATCTGTTGGATGTGCCGTGGGATGTGATCATCGTCGATGGCCCCGAAGGGCATACCGATACGATGCCCGGTCGACAACAGAGTCTTTTTGCCGCTTCGCTGGCATCAAAAAACAGCAGTGTTTTATTTGTTCACGACTACCAGCGTGACTTGGAACGGCAGTGCTGTGATCGGTACCTGGGTTCAGCCGTTGAGGAGATCGGCCAGCAACCATCGCTGGCAGTCTTTGACGGTGCGACGGTGTCGCTGCGCACGGCAGGCGACAGTGCGGAGTCTGACGTGCCGCCAAAACAGCATCCTTTGATGGAAGTTGCTTGCGCTGGCAAACCGGTTTCCCGGCTGCAAGGCTCGTCGCGGCCCGTCGTTTCTGTGGTGATTCCGACGCACGATGAAGGGGATTGGTTGAAGCGGACCGTCCATAGCGTGTTGGCGGCAAAATCGGACACTGCGTATGAGATCGTGATCTTTGATGATGCGTCGACCGATGGCAGCGTGGATGTGGTTCGCAATCTTGATGGGGTGAACGTCGTTTCGGCTTGTGAATTGCCCGTAGAACGCATTCCCGACTGGGGAAAACCACGAGGCGACCACGATGAATCGAGAACAGGTCAAGCCGTCGGCTGTATCGTTGGCCGAAACGCTGGGGCGGAAGCCGCCTCGGGTGATTATTTATGCTTCTTAGACAGCCATGTTTTGGTGCAGGATCATTGGTTGGATCATCTGTTGGAAACATCGCGCAAGCATGGTGATCGTTGCCTGGTCAGCGGGAACATCTTGAATGTCGACAATCTCGGCGAACCCAATATCGAATCAAAGCAGTTTGGGTATACGCTGCGCGACTGGGGCGCGCGAACCACGTGGCACTATTACGGACTTGGTCGTTTCGAAACGGCTTATGAAACACCACTCTGTCCCGGTGGTTTGATGTTCACCAGCCGTCGTCACTTTGACTCCATCGGTGGTTTCAGTGAGCACGTCCGCTGGTGGGGAGGGACCGATGCAGAGATATCGCTCAAGAATTACATGCTTGGTGGTGTCGCGCTGGCCGATCCACTCGTTGCAATCTATCACTACTACAAGAACATTACCGATCGCAAACCGTCGTTCAAAGTCAGTTATCGCGACACGTTCTTCAACCGTCTGTTCATCATGAAAGCGTTTAGTAGTCAAGCGGTGTTTGACCGTTTGTGTGGGCACTACGCCCTGCAGGCTAAGATGGATGCGATTCTTGCCGACGTTCACCAGCAGAAGTACTTGCAGGCGATCGAAGCGATGCAGGCAACGTTTGTGCGAACGTGGGATCAGTTTGCGACACAATTTGCGTCTCAGTTGAAGCAGCTTCCGATTCAGGCAGGCTAG
- a CDS encoding phosphotransferase yields the protein MTGAQSVQLGEPIQSLWSGYGVIQRALLRGLQDDGSGEPTPVVIKHIDVSRARSNRRGWGGDASHLRKVRSYGVEQVFYEKYSGQCGPSCQVPGLVAAHQKANEAGWVIVLIDLDAQGFDRRKNDLDLHGLRACLTWLANFHATFLGSSASGLWPIGTYWHLDTRPDELAALPTGPLKSSAPEIDRRLNAARFQTLVHGDAKVANFCFSDRDSGRVAAVDFQYVGRGCGMKDVAYLVSSCLSADDAASQEAAFLNVYFDALRNAIAGRHIEVDVAELEREWRALYRFAWADFYRFLAGWSPDHWKLNAYSDRITQSVIQQLGNR from the coding sequence ATGACCGGCGCACAATCCGTTCAGCTTGGTGAACCGATCCAGAGCCTCTGGAGTGGCTACGGTGTGATTCAGCGTGCTCTCTTGCGAGGGCTCCAGGACGACGGATCGGGCGAGCCAACTCCCGTGGTCATCAAACACATCGATGTCTCTAGGGCACGCTCTAACCGTCGAGGCTGGGGAGGTGACGCGTCGCACTTGCGGAAAGTCCGTTCCTACGGAGTCGAGCAGGTGTTCTACGAGAAGTACTCGGGGCAATGCGGACCATCCTGCCAGGTCCCCGGCCTTGTTGCAGCTCACCAGAAAGCAAACGAAGCCGGCTGGGTGATTGTGCTCATCGATCTCGACGCTCAAGGTTTCGATCGCCGCAAAAACGATCTCGACCTGCATGGTCTCCGCGCCTGTCTGACTTGGCTGGCAAACTTCCACGCTACGTTCCTGGGAAGCTCGGCGAGCGGCTTGTGGCCAATTGGCACCTACTGGCACTTGGACACACGCCCCGACGAACTCGCCGCCTTGCCGACCGGCCCTTTAAAGTCGTCGGCACCGGAGATCGATCGCCGTTTAAATGCTGCAAGGTTCCAGACGTTGGTTCACGGGGATGCCAAAGTTGCGAACTTCTGCTTTTCTGACAGAGACAGTGGCCGCGTTGCTGCGGTGGACTTTCAATACGTCGGTCGCGGCTGCGGCATGAAGGACGTCGCCTATCTGGTCAGCAGTTGCTTGAGCGCAGACGACGCGGCCTCCCAGGAGGCTGCGTTCCTGAATGTCTATTTCGATGCGTTACGGAATGCCATCGCCGGCCGCCACATCGAAGTAGACGTCGCGGAACTGGAACGCGAATGGCGTGCGTTGTACCGGTTCGCCTGGGCCGATTTTTACCGTTTTCTTGCGGGCTGGTCTCCGGACCATTGGAAGCTGAACGCCTACAGCGATCGCATTACGCAGTCGGTCATCCAACAACTGGGCAATCGCTGA